In the Microcaecilia unicolor chromosome 10, aMicUni1.1, whole genome shotgun sequence genome, one interval contains:
- the LOC115478354 gene encoding zinc finger protein ZIC 4-like yields the protein MSVDALGNTVMDPPLYKRNQALRLVDLAGAHHHHHHHHHHHHHHRPPQSIPGFPGFSAHSHSMAPTHPGEYAAESRLGPAPVFRPEHMGHSATLKLSPAHHPHHHPHHHHHYHHMTGHAELASGQTGAFGPAQSAVVPYPISHTAQTISAGRDFFVRRELTAPVMPGLTEQHTAASSHHGMFVSTTGSYPGHHGHHSEAGNHSLFSGLHEQPTHTAPGGHPLNGQIRLGLPGEMYARSEHFNQVPASRTDPFSPSSLPNYSGMNLNVNLSPHHGPGAFFRYMRQTIKQELICKWIEEEQAPKKLCSKTFSTMHELVTHVTVEHVGGPEQSNHICFWEECPRVGKPFKAKYKLVNHIRVHTGEKPFPCPFPGCGKVFARSENLKIHKRTHTGEKPFKCEFEGCDRRFANSSDRKKHSHVHTSDKPYNCKVRGCDKSYTHPSSLRKHMKVHCKSPPPSSGYESSIPSLVSPSSDSGQDPPASSSHSSEPLPSSQAANLSEWYVCQSSGASGIPTPPSNSPSPDPGETSYRNCELRPNY from the exons ATGAGTGTGGATGCTTTGGGAAACACAGTGATGGACCCTCCACTCTACAAGCGGAACCAAGCGCTCAGATTAGTAGACTTGGCAGGggctcatcatcatcatcaccaccatcatcatcatcatcatcatcaccgTCCCCCTCAAAGCATACCAGGCTTCCCGGGCTTCTCCGCTCACTCCCATTCAATGGCTCCCACGCACCCTGGGGAGTATGCAGCAGAATCCCGTCTGGGCCCAGCGCCTGTTTTCCGGCCAGAACACATGGGACATTCAGCGACCCTTAAACTCAGCCCTGCCCATCATCCCCACCAccatccccaccaccaccaccactaccatcatATGACAGGCCACGCTGAGCTTGCCTCAGGTCAAACAGGAGCTTTTGGCCCGGCTCAATCAGCAGTAGTGCCCTATCCCATCTCTCACACAGCTCAGACCATTTCTGCAGGTAGGGACTTTTTTGTACGCAGAGAATTGACAGCTCCAGTCATGCCAGGGCTGACAGAGCAGCACACTGCTGCAAGTTCTCACCACGGAATGTTTGTCTCAACAACAGGTAGCTATCCCGGACACCATGGGCACCATTCAGAAGCTGGAAATCATTCACTTTTCTCTGGACTCCATGAACAGCCTACACATACAGCCCCAGGTGGCCACCCCCTAAACGGACAGATAAGACTGGGGCTACCTGGAGAAATGTACGCCAGGTCTGAACACTTTAATCAAGTGCCAGCTTCCAGGACAGATCCATTTTCGCCTTCGTCTTTGCCTAACTACAGTGGGATGAATCTGAACGTGAATCTCTCACCTCACCACGGCCCCGGCGCCTTTTTTCGCTACATGAGGCAGACTATCAAACAAGAACTCATCTGCAAGTGGATAGAGGaggaacaagcacccaagaaACTCTGTTCGAaaactttcagcaccatgcacGAACTGGTAACCCATGTCACTGTGGAACATGTTGGTGGACCCGAGCAGTCCAATCACATCTGTTTCTGGGAAGAGTGTCCAAGAGTGGGAAAACCTTTTAAAGCCAAATATAAACTTGTAAATCACATCAGAGTTCATACAGGTGAAAAACCCTTTCCGTGTCCGTTTCCTGGTTGTGGGAAAGTGTTTGCTAGATCAGAAAACCTCAAAATACACAAAAGGACTCACACAG GAGAAAAGCCATTCAAATGTGAGTTTGAAGGCTGTGACAGACGCTTTGCCAACAGCAGTGACAGGAAGAAGCACTCTCACGTGCACACCAGCGACAAACCCTACAACTGTAAAGTGAGAGGTTGTGACAAATCCTACACACACCCCAGTTCCTTGAGGAAGCATATGAAAGTGCATTGCAAATCTCCTCCTCCAAGTTCAGGCTATGAGTCCTCCATACCTTCTCTAGTGTCCCCGTCTTCTGACTCAGGTCAAGACCCGCCAGCTTCTTCCTCTCATTCTTCAGAACCTCTTCCAAGTTCGCAGGCAGCTAACCTGAGTGAATGGTATGT